From the Flavimarina sp. Hel_I_48 genome, one window contains:
- a CDS encoding SusC/RagA family TonB-linked outer membrane protein, producing MKQLLLLCIFLFSAIVGAEGLQAQTVTGTISEPSGPLPGANVLVKGTTNGATTDFDGNYTINDVPAGAILVFSYVGFAQLEVPVNGQSTINATLEEDSNTLDEVVLIGYGQTTVRDATGSVSSVTAEDFNKGVITSPEQLIQGKTAGVQISESSGEPGAGINVRIRGTNSIRSGNNPLFVVDGIPLTTGGAPAGNVAGIGGSSTSNPLSFLNPNDIESISILKDASATAIYGSRGANGVIIIQTKSGRGASEGVFEFNSTVSFLEPLNKYDLLGREEFLGALTSVGNDANALDFGADSDFQDFYTRKTSSTRSDLSYSKSYSTGNVRASFGYSLTNGVVQNTNQEQISGRLNINQRLFDDKLTLSGQFSLSRVNDLKAPISGSAGSTGDLIGASITANPTYPLDPDFDAGGNVLNPVSLLENFEGISNTDRFLANASAEYQIIDPLSVKVAIGYDKVNAETTSVFASSVIGLNGTSNIGRGNYNVGDQENKLLEATLNFNKDFDNSNLAIVGGYSYQKFQRSGFGSEGAGFNTTDLGEMSDQLKSQYKIIDNLIQDRYSVFGYGNDGTYVNRLFPEINTTDEIPGSFNRIIPSYIMNYSYDNFDELQSYFVRANYTLAEKYLFTGTFRADGSSTFGENERYGYFPSGAFAWQLHKEEFMGDAFSTLKLRLGAGVVGSQEGLAYGQFIFRTTAAGGGINNDLNVFPRPGTAIAGGFPNPDLKWEETTDFNVGIDFGFNQDRFNGTVNLYRKETRDLLLTTQIAAPGSGTIFQNLSDGKIVNDGIEVSLNYDFIRTDNASLSTSLNVAYNSNNVEDIQVPINAGPINGNGLSNAFAQRLQADQPLYSYYMAKFTGFDPTTGNPTYFDFDGDGIGDPDADKYFVGEDAVPDYTAGLSINATYKNFDLSTYFNGQFGFSVYNATANAFFSKSALLIGKNVTRDVLGTNENPGSTVAVSTRFLEKADFVRLTTASLGYNVPLSGENIFKSMRLSFTGQNLFLITGYSGLDPEISANTGSLNASNIPTAGIDYSSYPRPITVTFGFNATF from the coding sequence ATGAAGCAATTATTACTCCTCTGTATATTCCTTTTCTCGGCGATTGTTGGGGCAGAAGGTTTACAGGCACAGACAGTAACCGGTACAATCTCAGAACCTAGTGGTCCACTTCCGGGCGCAAACGTTCTTGTAAAAGGGACCACAAATGGTGCAACGACAGATTTTGACGGAAATTACACTATTAACGATGTTCCCGCGGGAGCCATACTCGTATTTAGTTATGTAGGTTTTGCCCAGTTAGAAGTTCCCGTAAATGGCCAGTCAACCATAAATGCGACACTGGAAGAAGACAGTAACACTTTAGATGAAGTCGTACTCATTGGGTATGGGCAGACCACCGTACGAGACGCAACGGGTTCTGTTTCTTCAGTAACTGCAGAAGATTTCAACAAGGGTGTGATCACATCTCCTGAGCAATTAATTCAAGGTAAGACCGCTGGGGTTCAAATCTCAGAAAGCTCAGGAGAACCAGGTGCGGGGATAAATGTAAGAATCCGTGGTACAAACTCTATCCGTTCGGGTAACAATCCTCTTTTTGTTGTTGACGGTATCCCTTTAACAACTGGCGGAGCACCAGCTGGAAATGTTGCTGGTATAGGTGGATCTTCCACGAGCAACCCCCTAAGTTTTTTGAACCCAAATGATATTGAAAGTATTTCCATATTAAAGGATGCATCAGCAACCGCTATTTATGGATCTCGTGGAGCTAATGGGGTTATAATAATTCAGACTAAAAGTGGTCGTGGAGCTTCAGAGGGTGTTTTTGAATTTAATTCTACCGTAAGTTTCTTAGAACCACTAAACAAATATGACCTTTTGGGTCGTGAAGAGTTTTTAGGAGCTCTTACTTCCGTAGGAAATGACGCAAATGCATTGGACTTTGGCGCAGATTCTGATTTTCAAGACTTCTATACTAGAAAAACATCATCAACACGTTCAGATCTTAGCTATTCTAAAAGTTATTCTACGGGTAATGTACGTGCCTCATTTGGATACAGTTTGACAAATGGCGTGGTTCAAAACACAAACCAGGAACAGATTTCTGGACGTCTAAACATAAACCAGCGACTATTTGATGACAAACTTACTTTGAGTGGTCAATTCTCATTGTCACGTGTTAATGACCTTAAAGCCCCTATCTCTGGAAGTGCAGGTTCTACTGGTGATTTAATTGGTGCATCTATAACTGCCAACCCAACTTATCCACTAGATCCTGATTTTGATGCTGGTGGTAACGTCTTAAATCCTGTGAGTTTGTTGGAAAATTTTGAAGGTATTTCAAATACTGATCGTTTTCTGGCAAATGCTTCCGCGGAATATCAAATTATTGATCCTTTGAGCGTTAAAGTAGCTATAGGCTATGATAAAGTTAATGCAGAAACTACATCTGTTTTTGCATCATCCGTTATTGGTTTAAATGGCACTTCCAATATTGGTCGGGGTAATTATAATGTAGGTGATCAAGAGAATAAACTTTTAGAAGCAACTTTGAATTTCAACAAAGATTTTGACAATTCAAATCTAGCTATTGTAGGTGGTTATTCTTACCAGAAATTTCAACGTTCCGGCTTTGGTTCTGAGGGTGCTGGTTTCAACACCACAGATTTAGGTGAAATGAGTGATCAATTAAAGAGTCAGTATAAAATTATTGATAATTTGATTCAAGATCGATATTCCGTATTTGGTTATGGAAATGATGGCACATATGTAAATCGTCTTTTCCCAGAAATTAATACAACAGATGAAATACCAGGAAGTTTTAATCGTATTATACCTTCCTATATTATGAATTACAGCTACGATAACTTTGACGAATTACAATCTTATTTTGTTCGGGCAAATTATACACTGGCTGAAAAATATCTTTTCACAGGTACTTTTAGAGCGGATGGCTCATCTACCTTTGGTGAAAATGAGCGATATGGCTATTTTCCTTCAGGTGCATTTGCATGGCAGTTACATAAAGAAGAATTTATGGGAGATGCATTTTCCACACTTAAATTACGCCTCGGTGCAGGTGTAGTAGGTAGCCAAGAAGGTCTTGCATATGGTCAATTTATTTTTAGGACTACAGCCGCTGGAGGAGGTATAAATAATGATTTGAATGTTTTTCCACGGCCAGGAACAGCTATTGCCGGTGGTTTTCCTAACCCAGATTTGAAATGGGAGGAAACAACAGACTTCAACGTAGGTATTGATTTTGGGTTCAACCAAGATCGTTTTAATGGTACAGTCAACCTTTACCGCAAGGAGACAAGGGATTTATTACTAACTACACAAATTGCAGCACCTGGATCTGGAACAATCTTTCAAAACTTATCTGATGGTAAGATCGTAAATGATGGTATTGAAGTTTCTTTGAACTATGACTTTATACGAACAGATAATGCTAGTCTTTCCACGAGTCTTAATGTAGCTTACAACAGTAATAATGTAGAAGATATTCAAGTGCCAATTAACGCTGGTCCTATAAATGGTAACGGTCTATCCAATGCTTTTGCCCAGCGGTTGCAAGCGGATCAACCATTATATTCTTATTATATGGCTAAATTTACTGGCTTTGATCCTACAACTGGAAATCCAACATATTTTGATTTTGATGGTGATGGTATTGGTGACCCTGATGCAGATAAGTATTTTGTAGGCGAAGATGCAGTTCCTGATTATACTGCTGGGCTTTCAATTAATGCAACATACAAGAATTTTGATCTATCTACATATTTTAATGGTCAGTTTGGATTCTCTGTATACAATGCGACTGCAAATGCATTCTTTTCAAAAAGTGCATTATTAATAGGTAAAAATGTAACAAGAGATGTCCTAGGCACGAATGAAAACCCTGGTTCTACAGTGGCCGTTTCAACTCGTTTTCTGGAAAAAGCTGATTTTGTAAGGTTGACAACTGCATCCTTGGGGTATAATGTTCCTTTAAGCGGCGAAAATATCTTTAAATCAATGAGACTTTCATTTACAGGTCAGAACCTATTTTTAATAACTGGCTATAGTGGTCTTGATCCAGAGATTTCTGCAAATACAGGTTCCTTGAATGCTTCAAATATTCCAACAGCAGGTATAGACTATTCCTCTTATCCAAGACCTATTACTGTAACTTTTGGATTTAATGCAACATTTTAA
- a CDS encoding NAD(P)/FAD-dependent oxidoreductase: MNYDVMIVGGGAAGFFTALNLAERNPSLRIAIIERGASCLEKVRISGGGRCNVTHAEFLPRPLSVNYPRGEKELLGPFNRFMTGDTMAWFEERNVPLKIEEDGRVFPTSDSSETIINCFEAEAEKYGIQILLKHALKDLRKTSENWYLSTSSGDFSAKKVVFATGSNPKIWKLLAGLGHSYTSPVPSLFTFNCKDPRISELPGLTTNVEVQLLASGEEIVKNGRSQRVDRGGLPGPLLITHWGFSGPAILKLSAWGAHELAEMGYTFKIAVNWLPEHSPETALKHIEATKITLARQQVSTNVPFDIPKRLWQKLVAATLKDENRRWADLNKQEMLDLTDQLTHSVFSVAGKSSFKEEFVTAGGINLQEVDFKTFGSKVHPNLYFAGEILNIDAITGGFNFQNAWTSGFVVANAIQEHWALENAG, translated from the coding sequence ATGAATTATGACGTAATGATTGTGGGTGGAGGGGCGGCCGGCTTCTTTACAGCTTTAAACCTGGCGGAACGTAACCCCTCCCTTCGTATCGCCATAATAGAACGTGGCGCATCCTGTCTTGAAAAAGTGCGTATTTCTGGTGGTGGCCGGTGCAATGTTACCCACGCCGAATTTCTGCCCAGACCACTTTCCGTGAATTATCCAAGGGGTGAGAAGGAGCTTCTGGGGCCTTTCAACCGTTTTATGACCGGTGATACCATGGCATGGTTTGAAGAGCGCAATGTTCCTTTGAAGATTGAAGAGGATGGTCGCGTTTTTCCCACCAGTGATAGCTCTGAAACGATCATCAACTGTTTTGAAGCGGAAGCAGAAAAATATGGCATTCAAATTTTATTGAAACATGCATTAAAAGATTTGAGAAAAACCAGTGAAAACTGGTATTTATCTACTTCCTCAGGTGATTTTTCAGCTAAAAAAGTCGTTTTTGCTACGGGAAGCAACCCTAAAATATGGAAATTACTTGCAGGTTTGGGGCATTCTTACACCTCCCCGGTGCCTTCGCTCTTCACGTTTAATTGTAAAGATCCACGCATATCAGAGCTGCCGGGACTTACAACTAATGTAGAGGTTCAATTACTTGCCAGTGGAGAGGAAATAGTTAAAAATGGACGTTCCCAGCGGGTGGATCGTGGTGGTCTCCCCGGGCCATTGCTCATCACGCACTGGGGATTCAGCGGTCCCGCAATCTTAAAACTTTCGGCCTGGGGAGCACATGAATTGGCAGAAATGGGCTATACCTTTAAAATAGCGGTCAATTGGTTGCCAGAGCATAGCCCGGAAACTGCATTAAAGCATATTGAAGCTACAAAAATAACACTTGCCCGCCAGCAGGTAAGTACAAACGTACCTTTTGATATCCCGAAGCGTTTATGGCAAAAACTTGTTGCCGCCACGCTCAAAGATGAAAATAGGCGCTGGGCAGATCTCAATAAACAAGAAATGCTTGATCTTACAGATCAGTTGACTCATAGTGTTTTTTCAGTTGCCGGTAAAAGTAGCTTCAAAGAAGAATTTGTAACCGCTGGTGGGATAAATCTTCAGGAGGTGGACTTTAAGACTTTTGGAAGTAAAGTACATCCCAACCTTTATTTTGCCGGTGAAATTTTAAATATTGATGCGATCACCGGTGGTTTTAATTTTCAAAATGCGTGGACGAGTGGTTTTGTGGTCGCCAATGCCATACAAGAGCATTGGGCGTTAGAAAATGCAGGGTAA
- a CDS encoding TspO/MBR family protein — MIKKEHIRVAICVGICLLVGFIAAVATQSSVHSWYIALEKPVFTPPNWLFGPVWTVLYIMMGVAAAMVWNKGFYHKWVKTALYHFGIQLILNALWSVIFFGLKSPLPALLCIVILFLVLLPTVKWFKLVDPRAAYLLLPYLVWVAYAAALNFEIWRLN; from the coding sequence ATGATAAAAAAAGAACACATACGCGTCGCAATCTGTGTGGGCATTTGCCTGCTTGTGGGTTTCATTGCGGCAGTTGCAACTCAAAGTAGCGTCCACAGCTGGTATATAGCGCTTGAAAAACCAGTTTTTACGCCGCCCAACTGGCTTTTTGGCCCAGTATGGACCGTTTTGTACATCATGATGGGCGTGGCCGCGGCAATGGTATGGAACAAAGGTTTCTATCACAAATGGGTGAAAACAGCCCTATATCATTTTGGGATTCAGCTTATTCTCAACGCGTTATGGTCAGTTATTTTCTTTGGCTTAAAAAGTCCGTTACCGGCGCTCCTCTGCATTGTAATACTTTTTCTTGTTTTGTTGCCCACCGTTAAATGGTTTAAACTGGTAGACCCCAGGGCTGCCTATCTACTTCTGCCCTACCTTGTTTGGGTTGCATATGCCGCTGCGCTCAACTTTGAAATATGGCGTTTAAATTAG
- a CDS encoding diphosphomevalonate/mevalonate 3,5-bisphosphate decarboxylase family protein — protein MSIEEFVPKTAYSPLPAGKVGYESPSNIALIKYWGKHGEQLPKNTSVSFTLTNCKTTTTLSYSPLETEKPEGSFDFEVYLENERKPDFEPKIGQFFTRIEQYLPFLRNYKFIINTSNSFPHSSGIASSASGMSALALCLLQMEQKMITARSEEFFLKKASFLARLGSGSACRSISGPVVSWGEHNNLPGSSALYGTPFIGGIAPVFEGFQDTILLVDTGKKEVSSTVGHNLMNDHPYAENRFQQAEKHIDQLLYIFKNGDLEGFVSLVEQEALTLHAMMMTSKPYFILMKENTLSIINKIWEFRKETGLPVCFTLDAGANVHVLYPEKDKQEILKFIKEELAIFCQNGRYISDFAGKGSKALLK, from the coding sequence ATGAGTATAGAAGAATTTGTACCAAAAACCGCTTACAGCCCCTTACCTGCCGGTAAAGTGGGATACGAATCACCCAGTAATATTGCACTTATTAAATACTGGGGAAAACACGGGGAGCAATTGCCCAAAAATACTTCGGTTAGTTTTACCCTCACCAACTGTAAAACCACCACAACGCTGAGCTATAGTCCCCTTGAGACGGAAAAACCAGAAGGTTCTTTTGACTTTGAAGTATATTTGGAAAACGAAAGAAAACCCGATTTTGAGCCAAAAATCGGTCAGTTTTTTACCCGTATTGAGCAGTATTTGCCCTTTTTACGCAATTATAAATTTATAATTAACACGAGCAACAGTTTTCCGCACAGTTCGGGGATTGCTTCTTCGGCAAGTGGTATGAGCGCGCTCGCACTCTGTCTTTTACAAATGGAGCAAAAAATGATAACGGCCAGGTCTGAAGAATTTTTCCTTAAAAAAGCCTCTTTCCTTGCCCGGTTGGGATCTGGGAGTGCCTGTAGAAGTATTTCAGGTCCAGTGGTATCCTGGGGAGAACATAACAATTTGCCCGGAAGTAGTGCCCTTTATGGCACACCATTTATAGGGGGAATTGCTCCCGTTTTTGAAGGTTTTCAAGATACGATCTTACTGGTAGATACCGGTAAAAAAGAGGTGAGCAGCACTGTAGGGCACAACCTGATGAACGATCATCCTTACGCAGAAAACAGATTTCAGCAAGCTGAAAAGCATATTGACCAACTTCTGTATATTTTCAAGAATGGTGATCTTGAAGGTTTTGTAAGTCTAGTAGAGCAGGAGGCGCTTACCCTTCACGCGATGATGATGACGAGTAAACCGTACTTTATTTTAATGAAAGAGAATACGCTCAGTATCATCAATAAAATTTGGGAATTTAGAAAAGAAACAGGTTTGCCGGTTTGTTTCACCCTGGATGCGGGCGCGAATGTTCACGTGTTGTATCCTGAAAAAGATAAACAGGAAATCCTTAAATTTATTAAAGAGGAACTGGCCATATTTTGTCAGAACGGTAGATACATAAGCGATTTTGCCGGAAAAGGGTCAAAAGCCTTACTAAAATGA
- a CDS encoding mevalonate kinase, with protein sequence MKGPLFYSKILLFGEYGIIKDSKGLSIPYNFYNGALKKEENPSEEAQKSNASLQRFATYLDTLQSNKPELVTFDIASLNKDISEGMYFDSTIPQGYGVGSSGALVASIYDKYAQNKITILENLTRDKLLKLKVIFGEMESFFHGKSSGLDPLNSYLSLPILINSKDDIEPAGIPSQTVDGKGAVFLLDSGIVGETAPMINIFMENMKQEGFRKMLKTQFVKHTDACVEDFLKGDVKSLFGNVKQLSKTVLSNFKPMIPAKFHELWQNGLESNDYYLKLCGSGGGGYILGFTEDIDKARKALEGHKLEVVYNF encoded by the coding sequence ATGAAAGGACCTTTATTCTATTCTAAAATTTTGCTTTTTGGTGAATATGGAATCATCAAAGATTCCAAAGGTTTATCCATTCCCTACAACTTTTATAACGGGGCGTTAAAGAAAGAGGAAAATCCGTCTGAAGAAGCGCAGAAGTCCAATGCCAGTTTGCAGCGTTTTGCAACCTATCTGGATACGTTGCAAAGCAACAAACCTGAACTTGTCACATTTGATATTGCATCCTTAAATAAAGATATTTCTGAAGGAATGTATTTTGATAGTACCATACCGCAAGGTTATGGTGTAGGCAGTAGTGGAGCGCTCGTTGCCTCCATTTATGATAAATATGCCCAGAACAAAATAACGATTCTGGAAAATCTTACCCGTGATAAATTGCTGAAGTTAAAGGTAATTTTTGGTGAGATGGAATCTTTTTTTCACGGTAAATCTTCAGGTCTTGATCCTTTAAACAGTTATTTAAGCCTGCCTATTCTTATAAATAGCAAAGACGATATTGAACCTGCCGGTATCCCCAGTCAGACCGTTGATGGTAAAGGCGCTGTTTTCTTGTTAGACAGTGGTATTGTGGGTGAAACTGCCCCCATGATCAATATTTTTATGGAAAATATGAAGCAGGAAGGATTCAGGAAAATGCTGAAAACCCAGTTTGTAAAACATACCGATGCCTGCGTGGAGGATTTTTTGAAAGGCGATGTAAAATCACTCTTCGGAAATGTCAAGCAGCTTTCTAAAACCGTGCTGAGCAACTTTAAACCTATGATCCCGGCTAAATTTCATGAATTATGGCAAAATGGGTTGGAATCTAACGACTACTATTTGAAACTTTGTGGTTCTGGAGGTGGCGGTTATATTCTTGGCTTTACGGAAGATATTGATAAAGCAAGGAAAGCCCTGGAAGGTCACAAGCTGGAAGTGGTTTATAATTTCTAG
- a CDS encoding geranylgeranylglycerol-phosphate geranylgeranyltransferase, producing the protein MSLINRRNKLLLLKFFSLFSVVRGYNILIIVIAQYLASIFILAPDLSARAIILDVNLFILILATSLVIAGGYIINSFYDSEKDLINRPRKTRLDHFISQKKILTLYFVLNLLSVIIASYVSFKAVLFFSLYIFGIWFYSHKLKRMPFIGNLTSAILSITPFFAVFIYYGNFDQVIFVHATFLFLIIGMREIVKDLENLKGDLALGYHTIPIVLGEQPAKWLITALVGFAIIPIYLLVTHYDIGFMNYYFYGSVVLLLVFLGLVWFSRAQLHYLLLHNILKFIIVAGVFSILLIDIDVFLGRIF; encoded by the coding sequence ATGTCCCTCATAAACCGAAGAAATAAGTTATTGCTGCTTAAATTTTTCAGTTTATTTTCAGTGGTGCGCGGGTATAATATTCTCATTATAGTCATCGCGCAGTACCTCGCATCTATCTTTATCCTTGCGCCAGATCTTAGTGCACGGGCCATTATCCTGGATGTCAATTTATTTATCCTTATACTGGCAACGTCGCTGGTTATTGCCGGTGGCTATATTATAAACAGTTTTTATGATAGTGAGAAAGATCTCATTAATAGACCAAGAAAAACCAGGCTGGATCATTTTATAAGCCAGAAGAAAATACTCACCCTCTATTTTGTGCTCAATTTGCTTTCGGTGATCATCGCGAGCTATGTTTCTTTTAAGGCAGTGCTTTTCTTTTCGCTCTACATTTTTGGCATCTGGTTTTATTCCCATAAACTAAAGCGCATGCCATTTATTGGCAATCTTACCTCCGCCATACTTTCCATTACACCTTTTTTTGCAGTATTTATCTATTATGGCAATTTTGATCAGGTTATTTTTGTGCACGCCACTTTTCTCTTTCTGATCATAGGAATGCGTGAGATCGTCAAAGATCTGGAAAATTTAAAAGGGGATCTTGCACTGGGTTATCATACCATTCCTATAGTTTTAGGGGAACAGCCTGCAAAATGGTTGATCACAGCGCTGGTTGGTTTTGCCATTATTCCCATTTACTTATTGGTCACACATTATGACATTGGTTTTATGAATTATTATTTCTACGGAAGTGTGGTCCTTTTACTTGTGTTTCTGGGTCTGGTCTGGTTTTCAAGAGCACAGTTACATTATCTTTTACTTCACAATATTCTCAAATTTATCATTGTAGCCGGTGTTTTCAGTATCTTGCTAATTGATATTGATGTATTTTTGGGTAGAATCTTTTAA
- a CDS encoding pseudouridine synthase, which produces MKKQDGKPTKKYNKPTTGKKAAGGKPSAKAVKENASAPKKQSSSGIRLNKYIANSGICSRREADLYISTGQVTVNGQVVNEMGSKVNLDDDVRFDGRRINPEAKAYVLLNKPKGFGVTTSNKKGMTVMDLVANATKSRIEPIGRLGRNATGLLLFTNDEKVMQKMMNTKAGLPRLFHIELDKNLKGEDLEKIKQGLTVEGKKIFVEDISYVNDAPRKEVGLQIKNIGNGVIRTIFEYLDYQVVRVDCVTLGTLTKKDLPRGKYRHLNQQEINNLMML; this is translated from the coding sequence ATGAAGAAGCAGGACGGAAAGCCTACAAAAAAATATAATAAACCTACTACCGGTAAGAAAGCGGCAGGAGGTAAGCCTTCGGCGAAAGCCGTTAAGGAAAATGCAAGCGCACCAAAAAAACAAAGTTCAAGCGGAATACGCCTCAATAAATATATCGCAAACAGTGGGATCTGCTCCCGCCGCGAAGCAGATCTTTATATTTCTACCGGTCAGGTTACCGTAAACGGCCAGGTGGTAAATGAAATGGGAAGTAAAGTCAATCTGGATGATGATGTGCGTTTTGATGGGCGTCGTATCAACCCTGAGGCAAAAGCCTATGTATTGCTCAACAAACCTAAAGGTTTTGGGGTGACCACAAGCAATAAAAAGGGAATGACGGTTATGGATCTTGTGGCCAATGCCACAAAATCGCGTATTGAGCCCATAGGCCGACTGGGCCGAAATGCAACCGGTCTTCTTTTGTTTACCAATGATGAAAAGGTAATGCAGAAAATGATGAACACAAAAGCCGGCCTGCCCCGTCTTTTTCATATTGAACTTGATAAAAACCTAAAAGGCGAGGATCTTGAAAAGATCAAGCAAGGTCTTACCGTAGAAGGCAAGAAAATTTTTGTGGAAGATATTAGTTATGTGAATGATGCGCCAAGAAAGGAAGTGGGGCTTCAGATCAAGAATATAGGCAACGGTGTGATCAGGACTATATTTGAATATTTAGACTATCAGGTGGTACGCGTGGATTGTGTCACGCTGGGAACCCTTACTAAAAAGGACCTCCCCAGGGGAAAATACAGACATTTAAACCAGCAGGAAATCAATAACCTAATGATGCTTTAA